A single Equus quagga isolate Etosha38 chromosome 8, UCLA_HA_Equagga_1.0, whole genome shotgun sequence DNA region contains:
- the FBXO30 gene encoding F-box only protein 30 isoform X2, with product MEEELQHSHCVNCVSRRCMTRPEPGVSCDLIGCPLVCGAVFHSCKADEHRLLCPFERVPCLNSDFGCPFTMARNKVAEHLETCPASVVCCTMEWNRWPVSYADRKSYENLSRDVDEVAQLDMALALQDQRMLLESLKVATMMSKATDKVSEPREQISVKSSIPEIPHANGLVSVDEESYGALYQATVETTRSLAAALDILNTATRDIGMLSSSLCASPNDMNEEQNARESLQNRNLKDQDHLYEDEIGAAGGIDHNDISQNAQSEQNGSSDLLCDLNTSSYGASALCNGFPLENICAQVLDQNQNLHGDSEQSNLTNGECVASDGTSKPSSSLSVAAQFREVIPSNALPNGTVQHSLVPDDEHEGELCGRKADLGDLRNADVLSFSHPPSFKFLSNSSWAKPKEDKAVDTSDLEVAEDPMGLQGIDLITAALLFCLGDSPGGRGISDSRMVDVYHIDFGTQTFSLPSAILATNTMVGEIASASACDHANPQLSNPSPFQTLGLDLVLECVARYQPKQRSMFTFVCGQLFRRKEFSSHFKNVHGDIHAGLNGWMEQRCPLAYYGCTYSQRRFCPSTQGAKIIHDHHLRSFGVQPCVSTVLVEPARNCVLGLHSDHLSSLPFEVLQHIASFLDGFSLCQLSCVSRLMRDVCGSLLQSRGMVILQWGKRKYPEGNSSWQIKEKILHQKCSIIESKNPLRDAKKPKNKY from the coding sequence ATGGAGGAGGAGCTGCAGCATTCGCACTGTGTGAATTGTGTCAGTAGACGGTGTATGACCCGACCAGAGCCTGGGGTTTCCTGTGACTTGATTGGTTGTCCACTGGTTTGTGGAGCAGTTTTCCATTCTTGTAAAGCTGATGAACATCGACTTTTATGTCCTTTTGAACGAGTGCCTTGCTTAAATAGTGACTTTGGATGTCCATTTACAATGGCTCGAAATAAAGTTGCTGAACATCTGGAAACGTGTCCTGCAAGTGTGGTGTGCTGTACTATGGAGTGGAACCGGTGGCCAGTTAGTTATGCAGACCGGAAGTCGTATGAAAATCTAAGCAGAGATGTCGATGAAGTGGCGCAATTAGATATGGCCTTGGCCCTTCAAGACCAAAGGATGCTTTTAGAATCTCTCAAAGTAGCCACCATGATGTCAAAAGCGACTGATAAAGTATCAGAACCTAGAGAACAAATCTCAGTTAAATCAAGTATCCCAGAAATACCACATGCTAATGGTTTGGTGTCTGTTGATGAAGAATCTTATGGTGCACTTTATCAAGCTACTGTAGAAACAACCAGAAGTTTGGCTGCTGCTTTAGATATCCTGAATACCGCCACAAGAGACATTGGCATGTTAAGTTCGAGTCTTTGTGCTTCCCCAAATGACATGAATGAAGAACAAAATGCCAGAGAAAGCTTACAGAATAGAAACTTGAAAGACCAGGACCACCTTTATGAGGATGAGATAGGAGCAGCAGGTGGAATTGACCATAACGACATCAGTCAGAATGCCCAGTCTGAACAAAATGGTTCAAGTGATTTGTTATGTGACTTGAATACTAGTTCTTATGGCGCTTCTGCTCTTTGTAATGGCTTTCCTCTGGAAAATATATGTGCACAGGTCTTAGACCAGAACCAGAATTTACATGGTGATTCAGAACAGAGTAACTTAACAAATGGAGAATGTGTAGCATCAGATGGCACTTCAAAACCTTCCAGTTCACTTTCAGTAGCAGCACAATTTAGGGAAGTAATACCATCTAATGCTTTGCCTAATGGCACAGTCCAGCATAGCCTCGTGCCAGATGATGAGCATGAAGGAGAGCTGTGTGGGAGAAAAGCAGACTTGGGGGACTTGAGGAATGCGGATGTCTTATCTTTCAGTCATCCTCCTTCATTCAAATTTCTTTCTAATTCAAGTTGGGCTAAACCAAAGGAAGATAAAGCAGTAGATACATCAGATTTGGAAGTTGCAGAAGATCCAATGGGCCTCCAAGGAATAGACCTGATCACAGCAGCGTTGCTGTTTTGTCTGGGAGATTCTCCAGGGGGGAGGGGTATATCTGATAGTCGCATGGTTGATGTTTATCACATTGACTTTGGGACTCAGACTTTCTCACTTCCATCTGCAATATTAGCTACAAATACAATGGTTGGGGAAATTGCTTCAGCTTCAGCTTGTGATCATGCCAACCCACAGCTTTCAAATCCAAGTCCTTTTCAGACACTTGGGCTGGATTTAGTATTGGAATGTGTCGCTAGGTACCAACCCAAACAGCGTTCGATGTTTACATTTGTTTGTGGACAATTGTTtagaaggaaagaattttcttcacattttaagaaCGTGCATGGTGACATTCATGCTGGACTCAATGGCTGGATGGAACAGAGGTGCCCTTTAGCATACTATGGTTGTACCTATTCTCAGCGTAGATTTTGTCCATCAACACAAGGAGCAAAGATTATACATGACCACCATTTGAGGTCATTTGGAGTTCAGCCGTGTGTGTCTACAGTGTTAGTAGAGCCTGCTAGAAACTGTGTGTTGGGATTACATAGTGACCATCTAAGTAGTCTTCCTTTTGAGGTCCTACAACATATTGCAAGCTTTCTCGATGGCTTCAGTTTATGCCAGCTCTCGTGTGTATCCAGGTTAATGAGGGATGTGTGTGGCAGTCTGCTTCAGTCTCGTGGAATGGTCATACTGCAGTGGGGGAAAAGGAAGTATCCAGAAGGAAATTCATCATGGCAGATTAAAGAAAAG
- the FBXO30 gene encoding F-box only protein 30 isoform X1, which translates to MEEELQHSHCVNCVSRRCMTRPEPGVSCDLIGCPLVCGAVFHSCKADEHRLLCPFERVPCLNSDFGCPFTMARNKVAEHLETCPASVVCCTMEWNRWPVSYADRKSYENLSRDVDEVAQLDMALALQDQRMLLESLKVATMMSKATDKVSEPREQISVKSSIPEIPHANGLVSVDEESYGALYQATVETTRSLAAALDILNTATRDIGMLSSSLCASPNDMNEEQNARESLQNRNLKDQDHLYEDEIGAAGGIDHNDISQNAQSEQNGSSDLLCDLNTSSYGASALCNGFPLENICAQVLDQNQNLHGDSEQSNLTNGECVASDGTSKPSSSLSVAAQFREVIPSNALPNGTVQHSLVPDDEHEGELCGRKADLGDLRNADVLSFSHPPSFKFLSNSSWAKPKEDKAVDTSDLEVAEDPMGLQGIDLITAALLFCLGDSPGGRGISDSRMVDVYHIDFGTQTFSLPSAILATNTMVGEIASASACDHANPQLSNPSPFQTLGLDLVLECVARYQPKQRSMFTFVCGQLFRRKEFSSHFKNVHGDIHAGLNGWMEQRCPLAYYGCTYSQRRFCPSTQGAKIIHDHHLRSFGVQPCVSTVLVEPARNCVLGLHSDHLSSLPFEVLQHIASFLDGFSLCQLSCVSRLMRDVCGSLLQSRGMVILQWGKRKYPEGNSSWQIKEKVWRFSTAFCSVNEWKFADILSMADHLKKCSYNIVEKREEAIPLPCMCVTRELTKEGRSLRSVLKPVL; encoded by the coding sequence ATGGAGGAGGAGCTGCAGCATTCGCACTGTGTGAATTGTGTCAGTAGACGGTGTATGACCCGACCAGAGCCTGGGGTTTCCTGTGACTTGATTGGTTGTCCACTGGTTTGTGGAGCAGTTTTCCATTCTTGTAAAGCTGATGAACATCGACTTTTATGTCCTTTTGAACGAGTGCCTTGCTTAAATAGTGACTTTGGATGTCCATTTACAATGGCTCGAAATAAAGTTGCTGAACATCTGGAAACGTGTCCTGCAAGTGTGGTGTGCTGTACTATGGAGTGGAACCGGTGGCCAGTTAGTTATGCAGACCGGAAGTCGTATGAAAATCTAAGCAGAGATGTCGATGAAGTGGCGCAATTAGATATGGCCTTGGCCCTTCAAGACCAAAGGATGCTTTTAGAATCTCTCAAAGTAGCCACCATGATGTCAAAAGCGACTGATAAAGTATCAGAACCTAGAGAACAAATCTCAGTTAAATCAAGTATCCCAGAAATACCACATGCTAATGGTTTGGTGTCTGTTGATGAAGAATCTTATGGTGCACTTTATCAAGCTACTGTAGAAACAACCAGAAGTTTGGCTGCTGCTTTAGATATCCTGAATACCGCCACAAGAGACATTGGCATGTTAAGTTCGAGTCTTTGTGCTTCCCCAAATGACATGAATGAAGAACAAAATGCCAGAGAAAGCTTACAGAATAGAAACTTGAAAGACCAGGACCACCTTTATGAGGATGAGATAGGAGCAGCAGGTGGAATTGACCATAACGACATCAGTCAGAATGCCCAGTCTGAACAAAATGGTTCAAGTGATTTGTTATGTGACTTGAATACTAGTTCTTATGGCGCTTCTGCTCTTTGTAATGGCTTTCCTCTGGAAAATATATGTGCACAGGTCTTAGACCAGAACCAGAATTTACATGGTGATTCAGAACAGAGTAACTTAACAAATGGAGAATGTGTAGCATCAGATGGCACTTCAAAACCTTCCAGTTCACTTTCAGTAGCAGCACAATTTAGGGAAGTAATACCATCTAATGCTTTGCCTAATGGCACAGTCCAGCATAGCCTCGTGCCAGATGATGAGCATGAAGGAGAGCTGTGTGGGAGAAAAGCAGACTTGGGGGACTTGAGGAATGCGGATGTCTTATCTTTCAGTCATCCTCCTTCATTCAAATTTCTTTCTAATTCAAGTTGGGCTAAACCAAAGGAAGATAAAGCAGTAGATACATCAGATTTGGAAGTTGCAGAAGATCCAATGGGCCTCCAAGGAATAGACCTGATCACAGCAGCGTTGCTGTTTTGTCTGGGAGATTCTCCAGGGGGGAGGGGTATATCTGATAGTCGCATGGTTGATGTTTATCACATTGACTTTGGGACTCAGACTTTCTCACTTCCATCTGCAATATTAGCTACAAATACAATGGTTGGGGAAATTGCTTCAGCTTCAGCTTGTGATCATGCCAACCCACAGCTTTCAAATCCAAGTCCTTTTCAGACACTTGGGCTGGATTTAGTATTGGAATGTGTCGCTAGGTACCAACCCAAACAGCGTTCGATGTTTACATTTGTTTGTGGACAATTGTTtagaaggaaagaattttcttcacattttaagaaCGTGCATGGTGACATTCATGCTGGACTCAATGGCTGGATGGAACAGAGGTGCCCTTTAGCATACTATGGTTGTACCTATTCTCAGCGTAGATTTTGTCCATCAACACAAGGAGCAAAGATTATACATGACCACCATTTGAGGTCATTTGGAGTTCAGCCGTGTGTGTCTACAGTGTTAGTAGAGCCTGCTAGAAACTGTGTGTTGGGATTACATAGTGACCATCTAAGTAGTCTTCCTTTTGAGGTCCTACAACATATTGCAAGCTTTCTCGATGGCTTCAGTTTATGCCAGCTCTCGTGTGTATCCAGGTTAATGAGGGATGTGTGTGGCAGTCTGCTTCAGTCTCGTGGAATGGTCATACTGCAGTGGGGGAAAAGGAAGTATCCAGAAGGAAATTCATCATGGCAGATTAAAGAAAAG
- the FBXO30 gene encoding F-box only protein 30 isoform X3, which produces MEEELQHSHCVNCVSRRCMTRPEPGVSCDLIGCPLVCGAVFHSCKADEHRLLCPFERVPCLNSDFGCPFTMARNKVAEHLETCPASVVCCTMEWNRWPVSYADRKSYENLSRDVDEVAQLDMALALQDQRMLLESLKVATMMSKATDKVSEPREQISVKSSIPEIPHANGLVSVDEESYGALYQATVETTRSLAAALDILNTATRDIGMLSSSLCASPNDMNEEQNARESLQNRNLKDQDHLYEDEIGAAGGIDHNDISQNAQSEQNGSSDLLCDLNTSSYGASALCNGFPLENICAQVLDQNQNLHGDSEQSNLTNGECVASDGTSKPSSSLSVAAQFREVIPSNALPNGTVQHSLVPDDEHEGELCGRKADLGDLRNADVLSFSHPPSFKFLSNSSWAKPKEDKAVDTSDLEVAEDPMGLQGIDLITAALLFCLGDSPGGRGISDSRMVDVYHIDFGTQTFSLPSAILATNTMVGEIASASACDHANPQLSNPSPFQTLGLDLVLECVARYQPKQRSMFTFVCGQLFRRKEFSSHFKNVHGDIHAGLNGWMEQRCPLAYYGCTYSQRRFCPSTQGAKIIHDHHLRSFGVQPCVSTVLVEPARNCVLGLHSDHLSSLPFEVLQHIASFLDGFSLCQLSCVSRLMRDVCGSLLQSRGMVILQWGKRKYPEGNSSWQIKEKEISSTLGI; this is translated from the exons ATGGAGGAGGAGCTGCAGCATTCGCACTGTGTGAATTGTGTCAGTAGACGGTGTATGACCCGACCAGAGCCTGGGGTTTCCTGTGACTTGATTGGTTGTCCACTGGTTTGTGGAGCAGTTTTCCATTCTTGTAAAGCTGATGAACATCGACTTTTATGTCCTTTTGAACGAGTGCCTTGCTTAAATAGTGACTTTGGATGTCCATTTACAATGGCTCGAAATAAAGTTGCTGAACATCTGGAAACGTGTCCTGCAAGTGTGGTGTGCTGTACTATGGAGTGGAACCGGTGGCCAGTTAGTTATGCAGACCGGAAGTCGTATGAAAATCTAAGCAGAGATGTCGATGAAGTGGCGCAATTAGATATGGCCTTGGCCCTTCAAGACCAAAGGATGCTTTTAGAATCTCTCAAAGTAGCCACCATGATGTCAAAAGCGACTGATAAAGTATCAGAACCTAGAGAACAAATCTCAGTTAAATCAAGTATCCCAGAAATACCACATGCTAATGGTTTGGTGTCTGTTGATGAAGAATCTTATGGTGCACTTTATCAAGCTACTGTAGAAACAACCAGAAGTTTGGCTGCTGCTTTAGATATCCTGAATACCGCCACAAGAGACATTGGCATGTTAAGTTCGAGTCTTTGTGCTTCCCCAAATGACATGAATGAAGAACAAAATGCCAGAGAAAGCTTACAGAATAGAAACTTGAAAGACCAGGACCACCTTTATGAGGATGAGATAGGAGCAGCAGGTGGAATTGACCATAACGACATCAGTCAGAATGCCCAGTCTGAACAAAATGGTTCAAGTGATTTGTTATGTGACTTGAATACTAGTTCTTATGGCGCTTCTGCTCTTTGTAATGGCTTTCCTCTGGAAAATATATGTGCACAGGTCTTAGACCAGAACCAGAATTTACATGGTGATTCAGAACAGAGTAACTTAACAAATGGAGAATGTGTAGCATCAGATGGCACTTCAAAACCTTCCAGTTCACTTTCAGTAGCAGCACAATTTAGGGAAGTAATACCATCTAATGCTTTGCCTAATGGCACAGTCCAGCATAGCCTCGTGCCAGATGATGAGCATGAAGGAGAGCTGTGTGGGAGAAAAGCAGACTTGGGGGACTTGAGGAATGCGGATGTCTTATCTTTCAGTCATCCTCCTTCATTCAAATTTCTTTCTAATTCAAGTTGGGCTAAACCAAAGGAAGATAAAGCAGTAGATACATCAGATTTGGAAGTTGCAGAAGATCCAATGGGCCTCCAAGGAATAGACCTGATCACAGCAGCGTTGCTGTTTTGTCTGGGAGATTCTCCAGGGGGGAGGGGTATATCTGATAGTCGCATGGTTGATGTTTATCACATTGACTTTGGGACTCAGACTTTCTCACTTCCATCTGCAATATTAGCTACAAATACAATGGTTGGGGAAATTGCTTCAGCTTCAGCTTGTGATCATGCCAACCCACAGCTTTCAAATCCAAGTCCTTTTCAGACACTTGGGCTGGATTTAGTATTGGAATGTGTCGCTAGGTACCAACCCAAACAGCGTTCGATGTTTACATTTGTTTGTGGACAATTGTTtagaaggaaagaattttcttcacattttaagaaCGTGCATGGTGACATTCATGCTGGACTCAATGGCTGGATGGAACAGAGGTGCCCTTTAGCATACTATGGTTGTACCTATTCTCAGCGTAGATTTTGTCCATCAACACAAGGAGCAAAGATTATACATGACCACCATTTGAGGTCATTTGGAGTTCAGCCGTGTGTGTCTACAGTGTTAGTAGAGCCTGCTAGAAACTGTGTGTTGGGATTACATAGTGACCATCTAAGTAGTCTTCCTTTTGAGGTCCTACAACATATTGCAAGCTTTCTCGATGGCTTCAGTTTATGCCAGCTCTCGTGTGTATCCAGGTTAATGAGGGATGTGTGTGGCAGTCTGCTTCAGTCTCGTGGAATGGTCATACTGCAGTGGGGGAAAAGGAAGTATCCAGAAGGAAATTCATCATGGCAGATTAAAGAAAAG GAAATTTCATCTACTCTTGGAATTTAA